One genomic segment of Scophthalmus maximus strain ysfricsl-2021 chromosome 3, ASM2237912v1, whole genome shotgun sequence includes these proteins:
- the ikbkg gene encoding NF-kappa-B essential modulator isoform X1, with product MVQPQPDGPMQWDMPAEESGGTLRVSAELAANEVVTRLLGDNQQLREALRQSNLALRQRCEEMEGWQRRTREEREFLSSRFQEARSLVERLAQENHSLQGLVNGPASSSNHSCSSSQTEDLQGRPAKNGPHDGPQTLDQRERKRVEETDQHTQTLPPRSLGDATVHSSLTSTLLTPPASFSEALGELMGRANGQPVEDANEFPQLLKSHKEKLEEGMRELRRKNEELERHRDEGEKERERMHCCIVQLQAKLAQAQANSVAEEAVQHRSEAQHSSDCSSLAKLKEQLQATQGRYRELEEKLDYLQKSSAQRDRTEAHLKQKDKECAQIAKDCDALKAQATSLLGELKERQSCLEKSEHERKMLEDKLCSKLKALQVAERELEQQRKQHHVAMDKLLLQTQSLEQALKTERHVVTEEKKKLTQLQHAYTCLFRDYDSKLKSEGGDLCSRLEEAERALALKQDLIDKLKEEVEQLKGSLETVPVLTAQAEIYKADFLAEREAREKLNQKKEELQDHLTQALAEIDRLKQEATSRARMEQMKMRHMEDFPPRAPHIPPPQGVFPGTAFNTVPPAPSFRNAGLVPVGDQGAAGAEDVPDLCCPKCQYQAPDMDTLQIHVMDCIQ from the exons ATGGTGCAGCCCCAGCCCGATGGGCCGATGCAGTGGGACATGCCAGCAGAGGAGAGTGGTGGGACCCTCAGGGTCTCAGCAGAGCTGGCTGCCAATGAAGTGGTGACCAGGTTGCTGGGTGATAACCAGCAGCTCAGAG AGGCCCTGCGGCAGAGCAACCTAGCCTTGCGTCAGCGCTgcgaggagatggagggatggcaacggaggacgagagaggaaagagaattCCTCAGCTCTCGTTTCCAGGAGGCCCGGAGCCTGGTGGAGAGGCTGGCCCAGGAGAACCACTCCTTACAGGGTCTGGTGAATGGACCTGCCTCGTCGTCTAaccacagctgcagctccagccaGACTGAAGACCTGCAGGGACGACCGGCAAAGAACGGTCCGCACGACGGACCACAG ACTCTTGATCagcgggagaggaagagagttgAGGAGACGGATCAGCACACACAGACCCTGCCGCCTCGCAGCCTG GGTGATGCCACTGTGCATAGCTCCTTGACTAGCACCCTCCTCACTCCCCCCGCCTCATTTTCAGAGGCACTGGGGGAGTTGATGGGCAGGGCAAATGGCCAG CCCGTGGAAGATGCCAATGAGTTCCCGCAGCTGCTGAAGAGCCACAAAGAGAAACTGGAAGAAGGCATGAGAGAGCTGAGGAGAAAGAATGAAGAGCTGGAGAGGCACAGGGATGAGGGGGAGAAAGAGCGGGAGCGGATGCATTGCTGCATTGTCCAGCTGCAAGCCAAACTGGCCCAAGCACAG GCAAACAGTGTTGCTGAGGAGGCGGTTCAACATCGCTCCGAGGCTCAGCACTCCTCTGACTG CTCTAGCCTGGCTAAACTCAAAGAGCAGCTTCAGGCCACACAGGGCAG GTACCGGGAGTTGGAGGAGAAGCTTGATTACCTGCAGAAGAGTTCAGCTCAGCGTGACAGAACTGAAGCTCATCTCAAGCAGAAGGACAAGGAATGTGCTCAG ATAGCCAAAGACTGTGATGCTCTGAAAGCTCAGGCCACTTCCCTATTGGGAGAactgaaggagagacagagctgcCTGGAGAAAAGTGAGCATGAACGCAAAATGTTGGAAGACAA GCTATGCAGTAAGCTGAAGGCCCTGCAGGTGGCCGAGCGCgagctggagcagcagaggaagcagcATCATGTGGCCATGGACAAGCTGCTGCTTCAGACCCAGAGCCTGGAGCAGgccctgaagacagagagacatgtggtcacagaggagaa gaAAAAACTGACACAACTGCAGCATGCCTACACGTGCCTCTTCAGAGACTATGATTCTAAGCTGAAGAGTGag GGAGGAGATCTGTGCAGCCGACTAGAGGAGGCGGAGCGAGCTCTGGCCCTGAAGCAGGATCTGATCGATAAACTGAAGGAagaggtggagcagctgaagggcTCACTGGAGACTGTTCCTGTTCTCACCGCACAG GCTGAGATCTACAAGGCAGATTTTCtagcagagagagaagcaagagAGAAGCTGAACCAGAagaaggaggagctgcaggaccaTCTCACTCAGGCCCTAGCTGAGATTGACAGGCTCAAACAGGAAGCCACATCacg CGCACGAATGGAGCAAATGAAGATGAGGCACATGGAAGACTTTCCACCACGGGCTCCACACATTCCGCCACCACAAG GTGTGTTCCCCGGTACAGCGTTCAACACGGTGCCACCTGCGCCCTCATTCCGCAATGCAGGTTTAGTACCAGTTGGTGATCAAGGGGCAGCCGGAGCTGAGGATGTGCCGGATTTATGTTGTCCCAAGTGCCAGTACCAGGCTCCAGATATGGACACACTGCAGATACATGTCATGGACTGTATACAGTAA
- the ikbkg gene encoding NF-kappa-B essential modulator isoform X3, which produces MVQPQPDGPMQWDMPAEESGGTLRVSAELAANEVVTRLLGDNQQLREALRQSNLALRQRCEEMEGWQRRTREEREFLSSRFQEARSLVERLAQENHSLQGLVNGPASSSNHSCSSSQTEDLQGRPAKNGPHDGPQTLDQRERKRVEETDQHTQTLPPRSLPVEDANEFPQLLKSHKEKLEEGMRELRRKNEELERHRDEGEKERERMHCCIVQLQAKLAQAQANSVAEEAVQHRSEAQHSSDCSSLAKLKEQLQATQGRYRELEEKLDYLQKSSAQRDRTEAHLKQKDKECAQIAKDCDALKAQATSLLGELKERQSCLEKSEHERKMLEDKLCSKLKALQVAERELEQQRKQHHVAMDKLLLQTQSLEQALKTERHVVTEEKKKLTQLQHAYTCLFRDYDSKLKSEGGDLCSRLEEAERALALKQDLIDKLKEEVEQLKGSLETVPVLTAQAEIYKADFLAEREAREKLNQKKEELQDHLTQALAEIDRLKQEATSRARMEQMKMRHMEDFPPRAPHIPPPQGVFPGTAFNTVPPAPSFRNAGLVPVGDQGAAGAEDVPDLCCPKCQYQAPDMDTLQIHVMDCIQ; this is translated from the exons ATGGTGCAGCCCCAGCCCGATGGGCCGATGCAGTGGGACATGCCAGCAGAGGAGAGTGGTGGGACCCTCAGGGTCTCAGCAGAGCTGGCTGCCAATGAAGTGGTGACCAGGTTGCTGGGTGATAACCAGCAGCTCAGAG AGGCCCTGCGGCAGAGCAACCTAGCCTTGCGTCAGCGCTgcgaggagatggagggatggcaacggaggacgagagaggaaagagaattCCTCAGCTCTCGTTTCCAGGAGGCCCGGAGCCTGGTGGAGAGGCTGGCCCAGGAGAACCACTCCTTACAGGGTCTGGTGAATGGACCTGCCTCGTCGTCTAaccacagctgcagctccagccaGACTGAAGACCTGCAGGGACGACCGGCAAAGAACGGTCCGCACGACGGACCACAG ACTCTTGATCagcgggagaggaagagagttgAGGAGACGGATCAGCACACACAGACCCTGCCGCCTCGCAGCCTG CCCGTGGAAGATGCCAATGAGTTCCCGCAGCTGCTGAAGAGCCACAAAGAGAAACTGGAAGAAGGCATGAGAGAGCTGAGGAGAAAGAATGAAGAGCTGGAGAGGCACAGGGATGAGGGGGAGAAAGAGCGGGAGCGGATGCATTGCTGCATTGTCCAGCTGCAAGCCAAACTGGCCCAAGCACAG GCAAACAGTGTTGCTGAGGAGGCGGTTCAACATCGCTCCGAGGCTCAGCACTCCTCTGACTG CTCTAGCCTGGCTAAACTCAAAGAGCAGCTTCAGGCCACACAGGGCAG GTACCGGGAGTTGGAGGAGAAGCTTGATTACCTGCAGAAGAGTTCAGCTCAGCGTGACAGAACTGAAGCTCATCTCAAGCAGAAGGACAAGGAATGTGCTCAG ATAGCCAAAGACTGTGATGCTCTGAAAGCTCAGGCCACTTCCCTATTGGGAGAactgaaggagagacagagctgcCTGGAGAAAAGTGAGCATGAACGCAAAATGTTGGAAGACAA GCTATGCAGTAAGCTGAAGGCCCTGCAGGTGGCCGAGCGCgagctggagcagcagaggaagcagcATCATGTGGCCATGGACAAGCTGCTGCTTCAGACCCAGAGCCTGGAGCAGgccctgaagacagagagacatgtggtcacagaggagaa gaAAAAACTGACACAACTGCAGCATGCCTACACGTGCCTCTTCAGAGACTATGATTCTAAGCTGAAGAGTGag GGAGGAGATCTGTGCAGCCGACTAGAGGAGGCGGAGCGAGCTCTGGCCCTGAAGCAGGATCTGATCGATAAACTGAAGGAagaggtggagcagctgaagggcTCACTGGAGACTGTTCCTGTTCTCACCGCACAG GCTGAGATCTACAAGGCAGATTTTCtagcagagagagaagcaagagAGAAGCTGAACCAGAagaaggaggagctgcaggaccaTCTCACTCAGGCCCTAGCTGAGATTGACAGGCTCAAACAGGAAGCCACATCacg CGCACGAATGGAGCAAATGAAGATGAGGCACATGGAAGACTTTCCACCACGGGCTCCACACATTCCGCCACCACAAG GTGTGTTCCCCGGTACAGCGTTCAACACGGTGCCACCTGCGCCCTCATTCCGCAATGCAGGTTTAGTACCAGTTGGTGATCAAGGGGCAGCCGGAGCTGAGGATGTGCCGGATTTATGTTGTCCCAAGTGCCAGTACCAGGCTCCAGATATGGACACACTGCAGATACATGTCATGGACTGTATACAGTAA
- the ikbkg gene encoding NF-kappa-B essential modulator isoform X4, whose protein sequence is MVQPQPDGPMQWDMPAEESGGTLRVSAELAANEVVTRLLGDNQQLREALRQSNLALRQRCEEMEGWQRRTREEREFLSSRFQEARSLVERLAQENHSLQGLVNGPASSSNHSCSSSQTEDLQGRPAKNGPHDGPQTLDQRERKRVEETDQHTQTLPPRSLPVEDANEFPQLLKSHKEKLEEGMRELRRKNEELERHRDEGEKERERMHCCIVQLQAKLAQAQANSVAEEAVQHRSEAQHSSDWYRELEEKLDYLQKSSAQRDRTEAHLKQKDKECAQIAKDCDALKAQATSLLGELKERQSCLEKSEHERKMLEDKLCSKLKALQVAERELEQQRKQHHVAMDKLLLQTQSLEQALKTERHVVTEEKKKLTQLQHAYTCLFRDYDSKLKSEGGDLCSRLEEAERALALKQDLIDKLKEEVEQLKGSLETVPVLTAQAEIYKADFLAEREAREKLNQKKEELQDHLTQALAEIDRLKQEATSRARMEQMKMRHMEDFPPRAPHIPPPQGVFPGTAFNTVPPAPSFRNAGLVPVGDQGAAGAEDVPDLCCPKCQYQAPDMDTLQIHVMDCIQ, encoded by the exons ATGGTGCAGCCCCAGCCCGATGGGCCGATGCAGTGGGACATGCCAGCAGAGGAGAGTGGTGGGACCCTCAGGGTCTCAGCAGAGCTGGCTGCCAATGAAGTGGTGACCAGGTTGCTGGGTGATAACCAGCAGCTCAGAG AGGCCCTGCGGCAGAGCAACCTAGCCTTGCGTCAGCGCTgcgaggagatggagggatggcaacggaggacgagagaggaaagagaattCCTCAGCTCTCGTTTCCAGGAGGCCCGGAGCCTGGTGGAGAGGCTGGCCCAGGAGAACCACTCCTTACAGGGTCTGGTGAATGGACCTGCCTCGTCGTCTAaccacagctgcagctccagccaGACTGAAGACCTGCAGGGACGACCGGCAAAGAACGGTCCGCACGACGGACCACAG ACTCTTGATCagcgggagaggaagagagttgAGGAGACGGATCAGCACACACAGACCCTGCCGCCTCGCAGCCTG CCCGTGGAAGATGCCAATGAGTTCCCGCAGCTGCTGAAGAGCCACAAAGAGAAACTGGAAGAAGGCATGAGAGAGCTGAGGAGAAAGAATGAAGAGCTGGAGAGGCACAGGGATGAGGGGGAGAAAGAGCGGGAGCGGATGCATTGCTGCATTGTCCAGCTGCAAGCCAAACTGGCCCAAGCACAG GCAAACAGTGTTGCTGAGGAGGCGGTTCAACATCGCTCCGAGGCTCAGCACTCCTCTGACTG GTACCGGGAGTTGGAGGAGAAGCTTGATTACCTGCAGAAGAGTTCAGCTCAGCGTGACAGAACTGAAGCTCATCTCAAGCAGAAGGACAAGGAATGTGCTCAG ATAGCCAAAGACTGTGATGCTCTGAAAGCTCAGGCCACTTCCCTATTGGGAGAactgaaggagagacagagctgcCTGGAGAAAAGTGAGCATGAACGCAAAATGTTGGAAGACAA GCTATGCAGTAAGCTGAAGGCCCTGCAGGTGGCCGAGCGCgagctggagcagcagaggaagcagcATCATGTGGCCATGGACAAGCTGCTGCTTCAGACCCAGAGCCTGGAGCAGgccctgaagacagagagacatgtggtcacagaggagaa gaAAAAACTGACACAACTGCAGCATGCCTACACGTGCCTCTTCAGAGACTATGATTCTAAGCTGAAGAGTGag GGAGGAGATCTGTGCAGCCGACTAGAGGAGGCGGAGCGAGCTCTGGCCCTGAAGCAGGATCTGATCGATAAACTGAAGGAagaggtggagcagctgaagggcTCACTGGAGACTGTTCCTGTTCTCACCGCACAG GCTGAGATCTACAAGGCAGATTTTCtagcagagagagaagcaagagAGAAGCTGAACCAGAagaaggaggagctgcaggaccaTCTCACTCAGGCCCTAGCTGAGATTGACAGGCTCAAACAGGAAGCCACATCacg CGCACGAATGGAGCAAATGAAGATGAGGCACATGGAAGACTTTCCACCACGGGCTCCACACATTCCGCCACCACAAG GTGTGTTCCCCGGTACAGCGTTCAACACGGTGCCACCTGCGCCCTCATTCCGCAATGCAGGTTTAGTACCAGTTGGTGATCAAGGGGCAGCCGGAGCTGAGGATGTGCCGGATTTATGTTGTCCCAAGTGCCAGTACCAGGCTCCAGATATGGACACACTGCAGATACATGTCATGGACTGTATACAGTAA
- the ikbkg gene encoding NF-kappa-B essential modulator isoform X2 — protein sequence MVQPQPDGPMQWDMPAEESGGTLRVSAELAANEVVTRLLGDNQQLREALRQSNLALRQRCEEMEGWQRRTREEREFLSSRFQEARSLVERLAQENHSLQGLVNGPASSSNHSCSSSQTEDLQGRPAKNGPHDGPQTLDQRERKRVEETDQHTQTLPPRSLGDATVHSSLTSTLLTPPASFSEALGELMGRANGQPVEDANEFPQLLKSHKEKLEEGMRELRRKNEELERHRDEGEKERERMHCCIVQLQAKLAQAQANSVAEEAVQHRSEAQHSSDWYRELEEKLDYLQKSSAQRDRTEAHLKQKDKECAQIAKDCDALKAQATSLLGELKERQSCLEKSEHERKMLEDKLCSKLKALQVAERELEQQRKQHHVAMDKLLLQTQSLEQALKTERHVVTEEKKKLTQLQHAYTCLFRDYDSKLKSEGGDLCSRLEEAERALALKQDLIDKLKEEVEQLKGSLETVPVLTAQAEIYKADFLAEREAREKLNQKKEELQDHLTQALAEIDRLKQEATSRARMEQMKMRHMEDFPPRAPHIPPPQGVFPGTAFNTVPPAPSFRNAGLVPVGDQGAAGAEDVPDLCCPKCQYQAPDMDTLQIHVMDCIQ from the exons ATGGTGCAGCCCCAGCCCGATGGGCCGATGCAGTGGGACATGCCAGCAGAGGAGAGTGGTGGGACCCTCAGGGTCTCAGCAGAGCTGGCTGCCAATGAAGTGGTGACCAGGTTGCTGGGTGATAACCAGCAGCTCAGAG AGGCCCTGCGGCAGAGCAACCTAGCCTTGCGTCAGCGCTgcgaggagatggagggatggcaacggaggacgagagaggaaagagaattCCTCAGCTCTCGTTTCCAGGAGGCCCGGAGCCTGGTGGAGAGGCTGGCCCAGGAGAACCACTCCTTACAGGGTCTGGTGAATGGACCTGCCTCGTCGTCTAaccacagctgcagctccagccaGACTGAAGACCTGCAGGGACGACCGGCAAAGAACGGTCCGCACGACGGACCACAG ACTCTTGATCagcgggagaggaagagagttgAGGAGACGGATCAGCACACACAGACCCTGCCGCCTCGCAGCCTG GGTGATGCCACTGTGCATAGCTCCTTGACTAGCACCCTCCTCACTCCCCCCGCCTCATTTTCAGAGGCACTGGGGGAGTTGATGGGCAGGGCAAATGGCCAG CCCGTGGAAGATGCCAATGAGTTCCCGCAGCTGCTGAAGAGCCACAAAGAGAAACTGGAAGAAGGCATGAGAGAGCTGAGGAGAAAGAATGAAGAGCTGGAGAGGCACAGGGATGAGGGGGAGAAAGAGCGGGAGCGGATGCATTGCTGCATTGTCCAGCTGCAAGCCAAACTGGCCCAAGCACAG GCAAACAGTGTTGCTGAGGAGGCGGTTCAACATCGCTCCGAGGCTCAGCACTCCTCTGACTG GTACCGGGAGTTGGAGGAGAAGCTTGATTACCTGCAGAAGAGTTCAGCTCAGCGTGACAGAACTGAAGCTCATCTCAAGCAGAAGGACAAGGAATGTGCTCAG ATAGCCAAAGACTGTGATGCTCTGAAAGCTCAGGCCACTTCCCTATTGGGAGAactgaaggagagacagagctgcCTGGAGAAAAGTGAGCATGAACGCAAAATGTTGGAAGACAA GCTATGCAGTAAGCTGAAGGCCCTGCAGGTGGCCGAGCGCgagctggagcagcagaggaagcagcATCATGTGGCCATGGACAAGCTGCTGCTTCAGACCCAGAGCCTGGAGCAGgccctgaagacagagagacatgtggtcacagaggagaa gaAAAAACTGACACAACTGCAGCATGCCTACACGTGCCTCTTCAGAGACTATGATTCTAAGCTGAAGAGTGag GGAGGAGATCTGTGCAGCCGACTAGAGGAGGCGGAGCGAGCTCTGGCCCTGAAGCAGGATCTGATCGATAAACTGAAGGAagaggtggagcagctgaagggcTCACTGGAGACTGTTCCTGTTCTCACCGCACAG GCTGAGATCTACAAGGCAGATTTTCtagcagagagagaagcaagagAGAAGCTGAACCAGAagaaggaggagctgcaggaccaTCTCACTCAGGCCCTAGCTGAGATTGACAGGCTCAAACAGGAAGCCACATCacg CGCACGAATGGAGCAAATGAAGATGAGGCACATGGAAGACTTTCCACCACGGGCTCCACACATTCCGCCACCACAAG GTGTGTTCCCCGGTACAGCGTTCAACACGGTGCCACCTGCGCCCTCATTCCGCAATGCAGGTTTAGTACCAGTTGGTGATCAAGGGGCAGCCGGAGCTGAGGATGTGCCGGATTTATGTTGTCCCAAGTGCCAGTACCAGGCTCCAGATATGGACACACTGCAGATACATGTCATGGACTGTATACAGTAA
- the sephs3 gene encoding selenide, water dikinase 3 → MSGSISPPPSAEAVRTEGCVPPGYKPFKPEEHGLERGFRLTAFSDLKGUGCKVPQEALLKLLAGLEPDRADATAKAGGDQATDFGQELPGPRLGVGMDCCVIPLRHGGLSLVQTTDFFYPLVEDPYMMGRIACANVLSDLYAMGITECDNMLMLLSVSQKMNDKDRERVMPLMIQGFRDAAEEGGTSVTGGQTVINPWIIVGGVASVVCQPNEFIMPDGAVPGDVLVLTKPLGTQVAVNAHQWLDQPERWNRIKLVVTKEEVKEAYQEAMFSMASLNRTAAGLMHKFQAHAATDVTGFGLLGHANNLAAQQRNEVAFVIHNLPILAKMTAISKACGNLFNLVQGTSAETSGGLLVCLPREQAAKFCSEMKSQSSAAGGPGVAGGAWIIGIVEKGDRRARIIDKPRIIEVPPRGSQAVNQDNSSTSPAPSPNLS, encoded by the exons ATGTCAGGCTCAATTTCCCCGCCTCCCTCGGCTGAGGCTGTGAGGACCGAGGGCTGTGTCCCCCCGGGATACAAGCCCTTCAAACCCGAGGAGCACGGCCTGGAGCGCGGGTTCCGTCTCACAGCCTTCTCGGACCTGAAGGGATGAGGCTGCAAGGTCCCGCAGGAGGCTCTGCTCAAACTCCTGGCGGGACTGGAGCCGGACCGGGCCGACGCCACAGCGAAGGCTGGCGGAGACCAAGCGACGGACTTCGGCCAAGAGTTGCCCGGTCCCCGACTCG GTGTGGGGATGGACTGCTGTGTGATTCCCCTCAGACACGGAGGACTCTCCCTGGTCCAGACCACAGACTTCTTCTACCCTCTGGTGGAGGACCCCTACATGATG gGCAGGATAGCATGTGCTAACGTCCTCAGTGATCTCTACGCGATGGGCATTACAGAGTGTGACaacatgctgatgctgctgagcGTCAGCCAGAAGATGAATGACAAG GACCGCGAGCGGGTGATGCCACTTATGATTCAAGGTTTTCGCGatgcagcagaggagggagggacctCTGTGACGGGTGGTCAGACTGTGATCAACCCCTGGATCATCGTAGGAGGAGTAGCATCAGTCGTTTGTCAGCCGAACGAGTTCATCAT gccCGATGGTGCAGTACCCGGTGACGTCTTGGTTCTGACTAAACCTCTGGGGACCCAGGTGGCTGTGAACGCTCACCAATGGCTCGATCAG CCTGAGAGGTGGAACAGGATCAAGCTCGTCGTCACCAAAGAGGAAGTAAAGGAGGCCTATCAGGAAGCTATGTTCTCCATGGCCTCACTAAACCGCACAG CCGCGGGCCTAATGCACAAGTTCCAGGCCCACGCTGCAACAGATGTGACCGGTTTCGGGTTATTGGGACACGCCAATAACCTGGCAGCCCAGCAGCGAAACGAGGTGGCCTTCGTCATCCACAACCTACCGATCCTCGCCAAGATGACTGCCATCAGCAAAGCCTGCGGTAACCTGTTCAACCTGGTCCAGGGCACGTCAGCGGAGACTTCTG GTGGGCTGCTGGTGTGTCTTCCCAGAGAGCAGGCAGCCAAGTTTTGCTCGGAGATGAAGAGCCAGAGCTCTGCAGCTGGAGGTCCGGGAGTGGCTGGCGGCGCGTGGATTATTGGAATAGTTGAGAAAGGCGACCGCCGCGCTCGCATCATTGACAAGCCTCGCATCATCGAGGTGCCACCACGAGGAAGCCAGGCAGTAAATCAGGACAACAGCTCCACCAGCCCCGCTCCCAGCCCCAATCTGTCATAG